The genomic DNA TCCCTCTTCAACTGGAGAGAGTTGCTTCCCATGGTCTCCTCCATCTTAATGAGGTTATTGAGAATGAAATCGAAGCCGATAATCTTACCAACGCCCACCTGAAGTTTTGTTTGATAGGATGGTTTGGGCAGCGTTGCGCTAGGCTCCAACTCTTTCAGCATGGTGAGAACACGACCAATGTGGATTTTCTCAATCTCCGACATTTGCCGGTAGATATCGGCAAGCGAAGAATCGTCGGTATGTTCGCTTAGCTTCCTGTATAAAAAGGAGGCATCAACTTCGGCCTGAAGCTGATCTAATAGCTCTTTTTTGGTTAGTGGGTTAGCCATCAACGTATTTATTTTAGTAAGGCAGCCCAAAAATACAAATAAAATTAGGAGATTAGTGGTTTAGGTATTTCGGATGTTAGGGTCCGTGGTGGCAGGGTATGTTGCTTCCACAGCCCTACTCCTCCAATTCAACCATTGCAGGATCTAAGCCTGACGTCTACTTCGACTAACTTCCGCTTAACTACCAACCAATTTCTGTCCAACTTTCGTATTCTATCTATTCACCAAACTCTTAAAATCGTCACCGGTGGGATTTTGGAACATCTTTAGCTCAAACTCGGGGATTACGGCTAACATGTGGTCGAAGATATCGCCCAAGATAGATTCGTAGAATACCCAACGCTTCTCCTTCAAGAAACCATAAATCTCCATGGGTATCCCCTTCTCGTTGGGCTCAAGTAAGCGAACCATAAGGGTGGTCTCCGTATTTACATTAGGATTGCTCATCAGGTATAGTTCCAAATACTTACGAAACACACCCAAGTTGGTAAGCCTACGCCCATTTACAAGGATGGTATCTTCAATATTGTTTTGGTCGTTGTAGGACTTTAACTCCTTCTCCTTCTCTTCAATATA from Williamwhitmania sp. includes the following:
- a CDS encoding ferritin family protein, whose product is MANPLTKKELLDQLQAEVDASFLYRKLSEHTDDSSLADIYRQMSEIEKIHIGRVLTMLKELEPSATLPKPSYQTKLQVGVGKIIGFDFILNNLIKMEETMGSNSLQLKR